The DNA sequence ACAAAAGGGCTTATAAACCTTGAAAAACATATTGAAAGCATGCAAAAGTACAATTTACCAGTTGTTGTGGCAATCAACAAATTTATAACTGATACTGACGCTGAAATTCAAGTGATAAAAGACTTCTGTGCAAAAATGGACGTGGAAGTTGCCAACTGCGAAATTTGGGAAAAAGGTGGAGAAGGTGGAAAAGAACTTGTGGAAAAAGTTATGAACGCCATTGAAAAGAATGAAAAATCAGATAAAAAATACACTCCGCTCTATGATTTGAACTTGTCAATTCAGGAAAAAATTGAAAAAATTGCAAAAGAAATTTACGGAGCAGATGGAGTGAACTTTGCACCAAAAGCACTTAACAATATCAAAAAATACGTGGAAAACGGCTACGACAAATTGCCAATATGTATCTCAAAAACACAAAAATCATTGTCAGACAACTCAAATCTGCTAGGACGACCAACAGGCTTCACAATTACAATCAACGAAGTAAGACTATCAGCTGGAGCAGGATTCTTGGTAGCAATGGCTGGAGAAATTATTGATATGCCGGGATTACCGAGAAAGCCCGCAGCGGAGTTGATTGATATTGATGAGAATGGGGTAATTTCAGGATTATTTTAATTTAATATACAGATATAATAGAATGGAAAAACATAAAAATGGAAAATACAAAAGTAAAAATGCGAAGACGGGACAGAGAAATTACAGACAACGAAAAAATAAAGGAAATCGTAAAAGCCTGTGACTGTTGCCGTCTTGGCTTAAACGATAACGGAAAGGTATATATTGTTCCATTAAATTTTGGCTTCACCGAAGAAAATGGAAACTATACATTTTACTTTCACGGTGCGAGAACAGGACGAAAACTCGATATAATAAGAAAAAACAGTCATGCAGGCTTTGAACTTGACACAAATCACGAAATTTACACAAAAGGCGATAAAGCCTGCAATTATACCGCCAGATTTCAAAGTGTAATCGGAAATGGGAAAGTTGAGATTATTGAAGATTCGCAGGAAAAAATGAAGGCGTTGCTGGAACTCATGAAGAAAAATACAGGAAAATCTAACTGGGAATTTGATGAAAGAATGTTGAAGGCGGTTTGTGTGTTTAAACTTGTGGTTGAGGAGATGAGTTGTAAGGAGCATGAGTAGAGGAAAAAATTTTAAAAAGAGATGTAAGGAGGGAAGATGTTAAAAACATTCACAGTTCAAAATTTTAAGAATTTTGAAAATATTACATTGGATTTTGGAAATATTGGAAATTATAATTTTAAAGAAAACATAATAGAAAATAATATAATTTCTAAAATGTTGATATTGGGAAAAAATGGAAGTGGTAAATCAAATGTCGGGCTTGCAATTTTTGATATTATTAACCATTTAACAGATAAAGAGAAAAGACTTAATGAATACAAAAATTATTTAAATTATAATTTAAGCAATAAAGATAATGCTTTTTTTCGCTACATTTTTCAATTTGATAGTGAGAAGGTAAAGTATGAATATAAAAAAATTGATAGTGAAACAATAGTAGAAGAAAAACTTTATATAAACGATAAATTGTGCATTGAGTATAACAAAAATAAAAAAATAGTAAAAATTGAGATAGAAGAATATGTTAAAAATTTTGAAAATTTTAATAGGGATTTATCTGTTAATGAATTTGAAAAAATATCATTAGTAAAGTATATTAAAGGAAATATCTTGCTTATAAAAGAAAAGGCATTATATAAATTTTTTGATTTCATTGACAATATGTTATGGATTCGTTCCTTGCAGGAAGGAAATACTTATATGGGTTATAGTAATGGAAGTGAGAAAATATTAAAAGGGATAATAGATTTAAATAAAGTTAAAGAATTTGAGAAATTTTTAGAAGAAGCTGGAATAAAGCAAAAATTAGTACAAAATGAGGATAGAATACTGATAGAGTTTAAGTCAGGAAAACAAGTGGATTTTTATAAAATTGCTTCAAGTGGAACTAAAATTTTGGCATTGTTATTTTTTTGGATGGAAATTTCCATAAAAAACGTAAGTTTTTTATTTATAGATGAGTTTGATGCCTATTTTCATTATTCATTATCAAAATTCATACTTGAAAGATTATTTTCAAATGACAATATAGAACAAGTAGCATTATCTTCACATTCGACAAGTTTGATAGATAATGAAATTTTACGTCCAGACTGTTATTTTGTTTTAAATGATAAAGGTAAAATTAAACAATTTTCAGAAATTACTGATAAAAAAATAGAGGAATACCACAATATAGAAAAAATGTATCGTACAGAGGTATTTGAATATGAGTAAAATTTTGATGCTTACGGAAGGGAAAGATCCTGATAAAAAACTTATAGAGCATATAATAAATGAATTTCAAATAAAAGGGGAAGTTATTTGGGCAAAAATTGGAACAATTTATGCTTTTTA is a window from the Leptotrichia trevisanii DSM 22070 genome containing:
- a CDS encoding pyridoxamine 5'-phosphate oxidase family protein; its protein translation is MENTKVKMRRRDREITDNEKIKEIVKACDCCRLGLNDNGKVYIVPLNFGFTEENGNYTFYFHGARTGRKLDIIRKNSHAGFELDTNHEIYTKGDKACNYTARFQSVIGNGKVEIIEDSQEKMKALLELMKKNTGKSNWEFDERMLKAVCVFKLVVEEMSCKEHE
- a CDS encoding ATP-binding protein, producing MLKTFTVQNFKNFENITLDFGNIGNYNFKENIIENNIISKMLILGKNGSGKSNVGLAIFDIINHLTDKEKRLNEYKNYLNYNLSNKDNAFFRYIFQFDSEKVKYEYKKIDSETIVEEKLYINDKLCIEYNKNKKIVKIEIEEYVKNFENFNRDLSVNEFEKISLVKYIKGNILLIKEKALYKFFDFIDNMLWIRSLQEGNTYMGYSNGSEKILKGIIDLNKVKEFEKFLEEAGIKQKLVQNEDRILIEFKSGKQVDFYKIASSGTKILALLFFWMEISIKNVSFLFIDEFDAYFHYSLSKFILERLFSNDNIEQVALSSHSTSLIDNEILRPDCYFVLNDKGKIKQFSEITDKKIEEYHNIEKMYRTEVFEYE